TGAAAACGGAACTTTAAACCCATAGTTCTTTATGGACAACTTATTGGATTTAGGAGGGCAAGATGATTAGGAGTTCTAATGCGGTATGGAAGGGTAGCCTTAGGGATGGAAAGGGTGAAGTTTCGCTTGGAAGTGGAGCATTCAAGGGCGCATATTCATTTAAAACAAGGTTCGAGGACAGCCCCGGAACAAATCCAGAGGAGCTTATTGCAGCTGCTCATGCGGGCTGTTATGCCATGGCGCTTTCCGCCATGCTAGGTGAAAGCGGTTTTAATCCTGATAGTCTCGAAGTGGTGGCAAGGGTTCATCTCGAAAAAGGGGAAAGTGGTTTTTCTATAACAAAGATAGATATCATACTCGATGCGCGCATTCCCGGTATTGAAGAGGCGGAGTTTATTGAAACTGCCGAACGCGCTAAAAAAGGATGTCCAGTATCCAGGGCACTCGCCGCTGTCCCTATAAAACTCACCGCTACACTTATTTAACCAAGGTAGCCATGCCTGAAAAAAAGGTTCTGATCGTTTATTATTCACGCACTGGGGTGACAGAAAAGGTTGCAAAGAAACTCGCCGAGTTACTATCGGCTGATATAGAAGCCATAACCGAAGAGCGCGACCGTAGCGGACCGATTCAATATGCGCTTTGCGGGCGTGAAGCCCTGAAAGAACTCGAGCCCCCAATAAATACTCCTTCGAAAAATGCGGGTGAATATGATCTTATTATATTGGGCACACCTGTTTGGGCATCTAAAATATCCTCACCGTTGAGAAGTTATATAGCTTTTCAGAGGGATAAAATGAACGCGGTAGCTTTCTTTTGCACGCATCAAGGCTCAGGAGGCAAGGGGGCTTTTAGGTCCATGGAAAAGGCTGTCAATAAAGCGCCTGCTGCTGTTGCCGATTTTCGTCGTAAAAGGGTATTGGA
This is a stretch of genomic DNA from bacterium. It encodes these proteins:
- a CDS encoding OsmC family protein yields the protein MIRSSNAVWKGSLRDGKGEVSLGSGAFKGAYSFKTRFEDSPGTNPEELIAAAHAGCYAMALSAMLGESGFNPDSLEVVARVHLEKGESGFSITKIDIILDARIPGIEEAEFIETAERAKKGCPVSRALAAVPIKLTATLI
- a CDS encoding NAD(P)H-dependent oxidoreductase; its protein translation is MPEKKVLIVYYSRTGVTEKVAKKLAELLSADIEAITEERDRSGPIQYALCGREALKELEPPINTPSKNAGEYDLIILGTPVWASKISSPLRSYIAFQRDKMNAVAFFCTHQGSGGKGAFRSMEKAVNKAPAAVADFRRKRVLDDEFLPKLDSFINALKDHIDISNG